From Micromonospora carbonacea:
TCCGCAACCTCGACGACCTGCTCGCCGAGGGGGTGTCGGGTCGGCGCGTGCTCGTGCGCGCCGACCTGAACGTCCCGCTCGACAAGCAGACCGGCGCGATCACCGACGACGGCCGCATCCGCGCGGTGCTGCCGACGTTGACCGCCCTGACCGGGGCGGGCGCGAAGGTCGTGGTCTTCTCGCACCTGGGCCGCCCGAAGGGCGCGCCCGACCCGCAGTTCAGCCTGCGTCCGGTCGCGGCCCGCCTCGGCGAGCTGCTCGGCGCGCAGGTGCGGTTCGCCGAGGACACCGTCGGCGAGTCCGCCCGGTCCACGGTCGAGGCGCTCGCCGACGGCGAGGTCGCGCTGCTGGAGAACCTGCGCTTCAACAAGGGCGAGACCAGCAAGGACGAGGCGGAGCGGGGCGCGTTCGCCGACCAGCTCGCCGCCCTCGGCGAGGCGTACGTCGACGACGCGTTCGGCGCGGTGCACCGCAAGCACGCCAGCGTCTTCGACGTGCCGGCCCGGCTGCCGCACGTCGCGGGCCGCCTGGTGCTGCGCGAGGTGGAGGTGCTGGCCAAGCTCACCGGCGAGCCGGAGCGCCCGTACGTGGTGGTGCTCGGCGGCTCGAAGGTCTCCGACAAGCTCGCGGTGATCGAGGCGCTGCTGCCGAAGGTCGACCGGCTGCTCATCGGCGGCGGGATGTGCTTCACGTTCCTCAAGGCCCAGGGCCACGAGGTGGGCACCTCGCTGCTGGAGGAGGAGATGGTCGAGACCTGCCGCAACCTCCTGGAGCGGGCCGACGGCAAGATCCTGCTCCCGGTCGACGTGGTGGCGGCGGACGCCTTCGCCCCCGACGCGGCGCACGACACGGTCCGCGCCGACGCCATCCCGAGTCACCGGCTCGGGCTGGACATCGGCCCGGAGACGGTGGCCGGCTTCGCCGCCGCGCTCGCCGACGCGAAGACGATCTTCTGGAACGGCCCGATGGGCGTGTTCGAGATGGCGGCGTTCGCGAACGGCACCCGGGGCGTGGCCGAGGCGATCACCAAGGCCGACGCGTTCAGCGTGGTCGGCGGCGGCGACAGCGCGGCGGCGGTCCGTGCCCTCGGGCTGGACGAGTCGTCGTTCGGGCACATCTCCACCGGCGGCGGCGCGTCGCTGGAATACCTGGAGGGCAAGACCCTCCCCGGCATCGCGGCGCTGGAGGACTGATGGCGGCGATCACCCGCCG
This genomic window contains:
- a CDS encoding phosphoglycerate kinase, which translates into the protein MTIRNLDDLLAEGVSGRRVLVRADLNVPLDKQTGAITDDGRIRAVLPTLTALTGAGAKVVVFSHLGRPKGAPDPQFSLRPVAARLGELLGAQVRFAEDTVGESARSTVEALADGEVALLENLRFNKGETSKDEAERGAFADQLAALGEAYVDDAFGAVHRKHASVFDVPARLPHVAGRLVLREVEVLAKLTGEPERPYVVVLGGSKVSDKLAVIEALLPKVDRLLIGGGMCFTFLKAQGHEVGTSLLEEEMVETCRNLLERADGKILLPVDVVAADAFAPDAAHDTVRADAIPSHRLGLDIGPETVAGFAAALADAKTIFWNGPMGVFEMAAFANGTRGVAEAITKADAFSVVGGGDSAAAVRALGLDESSFGHISTGGGASLEYLEGKTLPGIAALED